ggcaggagtctttcccagccctacctggaggtgctgccataggttgaacccaggaccttctgcatgcaaagcagatcctcatCCACTGAGCTATCTCTGTAGTCATTAATCCTAACTCAAAAGGAACCTggatgttcagaggcaggatacctccataTCCAATTTCCTACCTTGCTTAGTGGCTTCCTGGAAGcgtctgattggccactgtgggaaacaggatgctgagctagatggagcccTAACACAGCAGGGGCTCTTCTGATGCCCCCAAACAGCCCCTGGATTCTACAGCAGGCTTGCTAAACTtcggcctacaattcccacaatccttggctattgaccactatgcctggggatcctgggagttgtagtccaaaaacagctgggaggcctaagtggagcaggcctggtctacagggTGGGAGTAATGAGAACTCAGCTATCTCTAACCACGGGGAGGATTACGTACGAGAGAGTGGAGGTTCTGATGGAAGGCAGCCTCCGGCTCCAGACGAGCATGCCTTTCCGCCAGAGACTGAAGCACTgagcagaggaggaagaagaagaagagagtcaTGCAGATGGGACAGAAAGCCAAAAAGGATAGAGAGAATGCATGGACCCGAATGACAGGATGCAGCGGCCAGTTCACCCAGCAGCACGAGCCTTCCCTGCCCCCTGACGATCTTGCTATCTCGCTTGTCACTGTGAACAGTGATACGTGATGCACAGTCCAAGGAACAATGCACAGCAGGGCTCCCGGTAATGGggctgttgaccacaactcccatcaccccctgcagctggggattaaaaaaaaaaaaatttaaatcctgctcttcctccaaggagcccagagcggtgcactacatacttgagtttctcctcacaacaaccctgtgaaggaggttcggctgagagagaagtgactggcccagagtcacgcagcaggtatcatggctgaatggggatttgaactcgggtctccctggtccttgtccagcactctaaccactacaccatgctggctcgctggttgatgggacttgtagtcagcaacatcccTCTGGGGATCCCTATTACAGGAAGCACCGCTGTGCCGTCACCTGCTAGGCTCTGCACAGCACAAAGCCCCTGACCCAGCCTTAAGGCATCATCTCTTCACGGTGGAAGCTAGGCACCTCTTGGCCAAAGCAAGCAGACGGGCGGCCATTCAGGGCTTGCCTGCCAAGCCGGCTCCTGCCAAGGTCAGATGTGCCACTATGGCCCCGCCTGCATCCTTCACGATGCTGCCAGGGGCGCCCCTGCTGGGCTCCGGGAAACAGCTGCTCAAGGCAGTAAGACGGTGGCCCCCCAAGCAGACCCCACTTACCTTCCCTGGAAGCAGTGGAGGCCGCCTGGGCAGCTCGGCTGCTGAGGTCGCTGAGGACGCTGTCCACGGCCCGGTGGTGCTTCAGGAACCAGGGCCGGATGAGGCTGTGGTAGAGCACCTGCGAGCCGTTCCACGAGACCGGAGCCATGCACCACAGCAGGAAGAGACACTGTGCaggcggggggggcgggcggagagagagagaagtgtattgcacatacatacatgctcggggaaatggcttgactaccaagccagaggttgccggttcgaatccccgctggtatgtttcccagactatgggaaacacctattatcgggcaggagcgatataggaaggtgctgaaaggcatcatctcatactgcgtgggaggcggcaatggtcaacccttcctgtattctaccaaaagaaagccacagggttctgtgggcaccaggaatcgacaccgactcgagggcacactttacctttacatgctCTTCAGTGTTTAATCTGCAgctatatctggtgggtttttaacaacttttttcaGCTCTTGGATCTGGTTTTAACTGGGTCCTGTTTTTAGCGATTGTACTCATTTCAATAACGTTGTATTGAACCTTGATGTTGATCCTTGATGTTTTGTCAGGTTGACAGTTTTTCCATTTTTGTGAGCCCTCAGTCAGCATtgtattttgggggtgggggcaggatataaatactttaaatcaaTATTTACTTAAAGTATTAATATTACAATCTGCCTACAGTATAAGCAgttctcaaggcggttcacaactGGTTACAACATCCATaagtttttggattttttttttaacagttaaACAGATAAttccccctgctaacagagcagagagaggcacctttcaaagtggggatCTCTTtacatttggcagggggagagcaactggccctatccaaccccagcacagcaccccttcagtgactgttgcgggacctttaattgaaaagcagtatataagcagTAACAGTAAGGTGAATAAAATACAGGTTGCCAGCCAGGTTAGAATCAACCACAGGCTTGAGAATGCAAGTGCTGCAAGAGGGCTTCTAGAACagaggtaggcaactttggctctgctgctgaactactactcccatcatccattgtggctggggatggtgggcgtTTTAGTGCAGCAACAGCTGGAcaaccaaggttgcctgcccctgctctagaATGGGGACACAGCAGTTTCTCTCAGGGGCTCCGCCTGGTGTTTCAGCTTGGCAATCATTCCTGCAAGGCAGGGTGTGGACAAGTCTCCGACTGAGCAGAGAACCTGCCTCCCCAATCCAAATCCAGCGCTCAGTGAACTGCACCATGTTGGCTCTGAACTGAAGGATGTTACGGGCGGGTTTTGATAGCACTGCCAGAGGGACTGCCACATTCTTGTACaggaaggaatggaacccccaccaccaccaccacacacacacctggattaTACCAGAGAGTGACGTGGGAAGGGTTGCCACCTACtcctgaagaagaaaaagactaAAGGGtggggaccactgttccctctaacagggattcccatatgttgttcactacaactcccagcatccccagctgcaatggcctttggctggggattatgggagttgtagtcaacatctggaaatcccggtaagagggaacactggtggggacatCAGGCACTTATGCATTACCAAGCCTGTGAAAAGGTTTCTCTCTCCATCTCCCATAACTCTAGAACCCGGAATCGCCCTTTGAAACTGATGcacttcctgcactgagcaggaggttggacctGCTAACAGgaggtaactgggcaaagaggcacctttttaatgtggtgattctcttcatttagcagagggagagtacctggccctatccacccccagcacagcaacccccagtgaccgttgctggcgtctgtcttacacttatttttagattgtgagccctttggggatagggatccatcttatttatctatgtaaactgcttcagaaacttttgttgaaaagcagtatataaatatttgttgttggactagaagacttctgGGGTCGCTTCTTAACTCTTATGATGAGCAACAGATTTAGGACACAAGGAAAAAAGAATCCCTCATATAACATGCTCATGGCCTTCTGGGTCGTTCCAGATCTTTCATAGCTTCACATGCTCCAGGGCTTTATTGGAGCCAGAATTCAACTGTAGAACTAGGAAACTCTCAGCACAGAGAGGTCGTCTTAGAACCAGACCCAGcaggtgttccctctaacagagattccccagatgttgtcgactacaactgctagcattcccagctgcaatagcctttggttggggattatgggagttgtagtcaacatctggaaatcccggtaagagggaacactggatccaGCCCTTATATGTCTGGGTTGAAGGGAGCAGAGCTCTGCAGCACTTcagccctctttttctttttttttgaagCTACCTACCCCCACTCCACTTTAGTTAAGTAAGACCataaaagctctgctggatcagccccaaggtcTATCAACTTTCGGCTGTCAACAGTGATCAggcaggtgcttctgggaaatcCACAAGCGGAGATGTCCACAATGAGAAGTCCACAATGGAGAGGTCCTTCCTAGGTGGGTCCCCCCCAGCATCTTCTACTTAGTGGACAGATTGCCTTGGAACACGGAAGTTCCACTTAGATGTCAGGGCCAATAGCTTTCCCCAATAACCCAGCTAAGAGAACATCCTTGTTGGAGTGGAAAAAAGGTCCATGGCGTCCCACTTCCAGCTGCTGCCAGACGCCTACAAGTGGTTTCCAGCACTGAGAAGGAGGTGGGTCTAACGAAGACTTCCAACAGTCCTTCCAGCTCCAATACTCTACAGTTCTAGGGCCTGACTCTTCCCCTGACATTCAACTCCAAACCACTGATATTTAGAAACATACACACCCTGCGGCTCTATTTAGACATGTAATCAtccaggaggcaggcagccaggtTCTCATTCTGCAGATCCTGACCTGCCCAACAGCCACCTGCTTGCTTACCTTGCCAGCATAGTAGAATGGAAACCAGTACAGGAAGGTGTCAGAGAAGAACTCTGCAATGCTGAAGATGCCATAGACCACCCAGTATGTCAGCCATATCGTGTCATCCTCTTTGTTGGAGCTCTCAATGGCCTGGATGCTGAAAGGCGGCAGAACAAAAAGGAAGACGAGTCAAGCCAGTGACAACCGATCTTCCGCGCCTGCAAAGTCCTTTTAGTTTCACAGAGCTGCACAATCTTTTCTTGTGGCCCAGAGACAAGGATGAGACCCTCGTACTCTCCCAAGATCCACCACCCCGCCCCGCAACAACCTTGCAATTCAGCTGCATCCGCACAAGAGGTCTCCCACATCAGTTACGTCACTCCCAAGTGCTCAACTTTGGGGCACTCCTAGCTGGGGTTGCCAACTGGGCCAGGGAATATTTACATCCCACCCTGCAGTCACAATATGGGGCCCCCATGGCAGCTTACAgcccaaaatttaaaaattaaggaGAAAGACATTAAAATCAAATAGGAGAACAGGCTCACTTTCCTGTGCTCAAGAAAGATCTTTTCCAAGCATCTCAGGGTCAGTAGGGACGGAGGCCAAATATGCCTTCTGAGATAGAGAATTCCCTAGGTGCCACTGAAGAAAAGGCCCCGTCCCACTTTCCCATCAGCTACGCATCTATCAGTGGTGGGACACAGAGCCAGGCAGGATTTATACAAGAGCAGAGAGTCCTTTAGATCTGTTTTCCCCAAGCCTTTTTTAATCTGAGCCactcataatttttttttaaaggggcacATTGCCCCCTAAACACAGTCACACTtccaacccccgccccccccatggcTACAAAGGCACCACAAGTTTTGTTTATTTAGAATAAGCACTAGAAGGACAGGATTTAAACTCCCTGCTTTGTGAGCCGAgctgccccataatgcaccagaaaGGAGTTTAAATGCCCCACTATTGGAACTGGCTTGCTCCCTTATTCACTGGGAGAGATGTGCCCTTCCCAGTCCATCATGGGGCAAGTTGGTTCCCCACTTGGAGGGCTGACTCAAAGCAAGTCAGTGtggcacactggtgggggaaCTTTACATCGCCTGAGCccaaactgttcagggctttgaAAGACATCACCAGCACTTtagtgacataggaagctgccctatactgagtcagatcattggtctatctagctcagtattgtcttcacagactggcagcagttgtcCTCACCCTTAGGAGGCCTCTTCAACCTTTCAAAATCCGGTGAAGACCATCTTTTCTCATGTTCCTTCAATAATAGTTAAATTGATCCTGTGACCGGCTGATTTCACTGTCAGTCTTGCACTACTTAAAGAGCCCATTTGTCATTGTTTAATCGACTACTGTTATAAcactatggcctggttcacacaacaggccacctccagcctcaaaggcaggatgcctctgagtaccagttgcaggggaggaacagcaggagagagggcatgccttcaactcctgcctgtggcttccggcagcatctggtgggccactgtgtgaaacgggatgctggactagatgggcattcttgggcctgatccagcagggctgttcttatgttcttaaccattgGACCCTAGAGACGTTATAAACATCCCAGGAGCTCAGACAGTTACAGCAGGCAGAAGTGGGGAAAAGGTCCAGCCACCCCGCTGTCGATCACATCAACAATCACGGATACAGCaccgtttgtctgaagggggcagCACCGTAAGCGTGATCGTGGCGGAGCAGATGCATAAGCTGCGACCTGGATCCAACCAGGTTGCAGTTTACAGATCTGCTGTGGTCATGCTTACGGCAGGTACCTTTTCTGGACGGAAAAGCAGCCTgtaagttttaaaataaagttagAACTAAGAGGCTTACCAACATCAGCTCTGCACCCTGCCCCTTTCAAAATCCAGAGCACTGGGCAGAAGGAGAGACACAAGGGGCAACGCAGGAAGGTCCGAGCCGACTCGAGCAAGCGAGCCAAGCCATTCCTTTCTTTGAAGGCTGGACATCaatcctgcccccccgccccggcaaATGATACCGAGTCTTCCGCAGGGGCATTTCTGAGAAACCACTCCCACGATGTGCTACCCAGTGCAAATAAGCCCAAACGTGGGGATCGACAAGAACGCTTAGCTCTCGAAATGGGTACTTACGAGACGTAAGCCGGATAGGCAAAGCCAATAAGATTGCAAAGCAGAGATGCCCCGTAGCCAAACATCAGGTAGAGTCCGAGGAAAGCAATGGTACCTGAGAGGGGCCAAGCGAGAGCACTAGTGAAGCAATACAGTTACCAAAAGCAGAGTCACGGTCATGTTTAGAAGTGTTggacaggaatataggaagctgccttataccgaatcagaccgcTGGGCcttctagctccatattgtctacaccagggattctcaacgttgggtccccagatgctaatggacttcaactcccataatccctagccaaaggccactggggtccaaaaacatctggagaccaaattgagaacccctggtctacactgactggcagaagctctccaaggctgcaggcaagagtcacTCCCAGaacgacctggagatgctggcaggaaCCAAACctgtggccttctgcatgcatgcaaagctAGTTCTCCTCTACAGAGACACAGCTCTTCCCTAAAAGACAGGAAACGGCCTTcagctgaatcagacccttggtccatctaggtcagtattgtctactctgactggcagcatctcgcCAGGGTTCTCCCaggccgacctggagatgctgacagggattgaacccaagaccttctacaggcaaagcagatgctctaccactgagctatggcctcatctccaGGATAACAGGATGTGTTCATAAGAGGGAACCGGTGTGGAATCTGTTGCTTTAAGTTGGGGCCACAGTGGCCCAGATCAAAAGGGGAGAGTTAGGATGCATGTGCAGTGCACACGCGTGTAtttacacatgtacacacatgcacagctGCTGACACTCAAGGCCTCTCATTGCCACAGAAGTTTGTCAAATGAATGGAGGTGACATTCAAAAATGGCTATTAGCCGGAGGGGTGTGAGAACTGGCTTAATTCCAAGCCATTCGGCTTGAAGGGGTTTTGGTTCAGCAGAACCAGCTCGAAGAACACTGGTAAAGGAAAATCCactaaggattccccttttcaagtgaAGAGGGAACGGCAAGGGGCCTATAACAAACGAGCTGTGGCAGGAGGGATATTCCAGATTACCTTAAATATGCTGCCTTTGTCGGTGGCTGCTGCGGTCTTGGGGGCCTGGCTGCTCCAGCAGGGGTGGTGTGTACAGCctgaaacacgcccccccccccaactcgcACTAGAATTAGAgtcgaaccaggcctggttcggttcgaatctaaCCGAACCAGGTTttctagttttgtgcacatccctatttagcaACATAgttaaacagaacctccatgctcagaggcagtctacTTTTGAATAGCTGACACTAGGCACAAATAAGGGCTGTTGTCTTCGTGTCCcagttgtgggcttcctggaaagCCCTGGCTAATCACTTTGAAACAGGACCATGGACTAAGTGGGCCTTTGGTGTGAACCAGCAGAGCGCCCCTTATTGATCCACGAATGCCAGAGCATTGATCAAAGGCTGCAACTAGAAATTCTGGGCCAATACACAGTGGAGGCTTGCAAGTCAAGTTTCTGCAGCTTTGCGGGACTGAAGAGAATCTCGAGCGTTGACATAATTCAGGTAACTCGATTGATCTactatcctttttttaaaaaagagtcagTTTAGACAGGCTGGCAGTCATCCCATGCCTTTCCATCCATTAGCCAGAACAACATGGACAGCAGCGGTTTTAGTTCTTACTGAGAAACTGGGTAGAACCCTGCCTGCATGTTTTCCATTATCTTTGTAAGCAGAAGTTTGAGGGAACAGCCACAGCTCAGTAGTCCCCTGCTAGCTGAggaatgaggcaccttttaaaagtggtgattctctttatttagcatggggagagcaactggccctatccgtctccagcacagcacccctccagagACTGCTGCTCgtctcttttgtttcttttttagactatgagccctttggggacagcgagccattttatttatctatacctatgtaaaccgctatgggaacttttgttgaaaagcagtatataaatatttgctctATTTATATTCAGTAGCAGAGCCCCCGCTTtataggcagaaggtcccaggttcagttcctggcagctagagctgggaaagatcccccAGACTGAAACGCTGGAGAGAGTCAGGATCAGTCATTGTAGGCAGTGCTGAGTAAATGGTCTGActagcagcttcttatgttcttaaaggagTCTAGAGGCTCACTCTTTGGTTTTTAAGAGATGTCGAAGAACTGGGGGAAAGGCAATAAAACCTCCAAATCACAAGGTTTGAATGCAAGAAGGCAGTAAAAATATATCCTCGGTTATGTGCAGAAAGCTAATATAAGaacatcagccctgctggatcaggcacaaggcccatctagtccagcatcctgtttcatacagtggcccacgagatgcctgAAACAAGATATACATATGCATCTTGTCCACATATAAGCACTTTTTCCTACTGAAACAAGAGATTTAGGCCACTGAGATTTAGAGCAAAATAGAAATATTTAAGCTGTCTGCTAGCCAAAGACCTCAGTCTTACAAAGTTTGCTAGCAAAACATATCCTGATTTGCAAACCAGAGGTAGCCTGTTGCAAGGCTTGGCATCTGAAATACTCAGTGAAAAAAggcgttttttgtttttttaaagtttctgaaATCTCTTGCAGAGTGATCTGGCAGCTCTGGTTTTGCAGTGCTCAGCTCTGAGAGAAGCTATCTTGCAAAGCACTTGTTTTCACTGAGCAAATACCTCTTAGACCCAAGTGATTGTCTGATTTAGGAGAAAGCAACCTAGTCAGAATAAAGAGAAAGCAGGCAGCTGAGTTATTAATCTATTGCAGAAGCAGATTTGTTAGGAAACACAgaaaggtgccttatactgagtcagaccatttgtccatctagcacAGAATTGCCTACCCTGACATGCAGcagttctctaaggtttcaggccaaaatctctcagccctacctagagataccagagattgaacctagaaccttttgcatgcaaagcagatgctctgccactgagggcTATGGCCCTATTTCTATATTCATGGATTTAGAATTTTCCAACTAAGGTCAACACTTCACTGCATCCAATGGATGGATTTTAGAAATGAAATCTTCTGCCACAATACACCTCTTATCCATGAAATCTTCTGCCACAATACACCTCTTATCCTTTAAAGGGCCACAGTTATGTGTTGTATACAGTCAACCAAGATATACAAAAGATCAGTTAGTCTCAAGCATTGCAGTAGTTCAAAGTCTACTGTACTTCAGAGACAGCATTCTGAAATTCATAAACTTGACTATGtaaaaaatccattaaaatgCAATTGCCTTTGAAAAAATGTAAGTTAAATTTAACGCAACTTAATTTCTCTATTACAGCTTTTAGAATCAAGTCTCGGCGAACCTTTTCATAGCCTAGTCAACACAGTGGAGAGGAGTTTGCACAGACTAGGAGGAAGATTCAGATTCAGCACAGGACTGCTAGGAAAAAAACACTGAACTGATcacaagcaggtgggtggggatgggCAAAATGGTTTTAACCTGCCCAATGAGAGATCAGGGAGATAATTCAGAGACCTGTCACCTGCGGGGAATAATTAAACATCAGATGGCAAAGTCCAGGCCACCAGTCTCGTTGCAAAACCCTTCACATACCAGCCAGAAAACTGGAGTGAAACTGGATCCTGCTTCTACTGTTTGGAAGAGTGCAAGTTATATgtagaacctttttttttttttaagcaaatagGAATATAAGTTAATCCTCAAcatttaagtaaagtaaagtggtgccctcgagtcagtgttgactcctggcgaccacagagccatgtggttttcttttggaagaattcaagaggggtttaccattgcctcctcccacgcagtgagagatgatgccttttagcatcttcctatatcgctgctgcccaatataggtgtttcccatagtctgggaaacataccagcagggattcaaactagcaacctcttgctcgctaggcaaatcatttccctgctgtgccattagatggcttccCAACATTTAGGTGCCACCAGTATTATAACAGTCACCTTAAGGGGctcaatggggaaatgcttgactaacaagcagaaggttgccagtttgaatccccactggtatgtttcccagactaggggaaacacctatattgggcagcagcgatataggaagatgctgaaaggcatcatctcacactgtgcgggagatggcaatggtaaacccctcctgtattctaccaaagataaccacagggctctgtgggtgcctggagtcaaaatcgacttgacggcacactttattcaGGGTTGCCATTAGCTAGCCAGCCAGGGACacaacaaggttggagtgggccctgggataagAAGTAAAGAATTCCCCCTCCCTGAattcttcagagaggtgtgatggagagagcagggcccagggacacctccccacacacacacacaccaccaccatgttCAATTGTAGCAATGCCCCTGTGGCCAGCCAGTTCTTTCATAAGGCACACATGTTCACTGGCTGATAATTCAGGATGCCCAGGGGATGTAAACAACCtgcggggcagggcagggcagggcagggggggaATGGTGGAGATAAGCTGTGAAGGGTCTTGTAGGATGCGCTTGGAATCTGCCTGAAGGGAGGGGTGGATGTGCAGTTCACcatcctccttcccccaccccagagagGTGTCTGAGTAGTCAGCTTAAGAAAAGCCAC
Above is a window of Hemicordylus capensis ecotype Gifberg chromosome 2, rHemCap1.1.pri, whole genome shotgun sequence DNA encoding:
- the LOC128341531 gene encoding receptor expression-enhancing protein 6-like isoform X2; translation: MGALQQRFEAFLEKPGLLGDLLGTLETKTGVRRYYLATGTIAFLGLYLMFGYGASLLCNLIGFAYPAYVSIQAIESSNKEDDTIWLTYWVVYGIFSIAEFFSDTFLYWFPFYYAGKCLFLLWCMAPVSWNGSQVLYHSLIRPWFLKHHRAVDSVLSDLSSRAAQAASTASREVSKEAVKRTLETEG
- the LOC128341531 gene encoding receptor expression-enhancing protein 6-like isoform X1, which codes for MGALQQRFEAFLEKPGLLGDLLGTLETKTGVRRYYLATGTIAFLGLYLMFGYGASLLCNLIGFAYPAYVSIQAIESSNKEDDTIWLTYWVVYGIFSIAEFFSDTFLYWFPFYYAGKCLFLLWCMAPVSWNGSQVLYHSLIRPWFLKHHRAVDSVLSDLSSRAAQAASTASREVLQSLAERHARLEPEAAFHQNLHSLYPKKP